In Portunus trituberculatus isolate SZX2019 chromosome 10, ASM1759143v1, whole genome shotgun sequence, one genomic interval encodes:
- the LOC123501869 gene encoding uncharacterized protein LOC123501869 yields the protein MSDGGPQFASSTLRRFLARWGVEHRITSPYNARANGHAEAAVKVIKKLIRTTSSHASLDDDAFARGLLELRNTLREDGRSPAQIYHDKTSKPLSQLHIGALVDVWDHATNRWGLLGIITGVGFRRDYLVKMGSGRTLWRNRRFLRNHQNEGVFTYTSPSQSPPNVVGENIPSVDQPESRKLLADQHLSASPPLRRSTRHRREPDRLAVRWGTPTYGDEEEDDRDVPDNPVISGEVYDSSVKEKSE from the exons ATGAGTGATGGTGGACCTCAGTTTGCGTCTTCTACTCTTCGACGCTTCCTGGCTCGGTGGGGGGTAGAGCACAGGATCACTTCGCCGTACAACGCCCGTGCAAATGGCCATGCAGAAGCAGCCGTCAAGGTGATTAAGAAGCTGATACGGACGACTTCTTCACATGCTTCCCTGGACGATGATGCTTTCGCTCGTGGGCTCCTGGAGCTGAGAAACACACTGAGGGAGGACGGACGATCTCCAGCTCAA ATATATCATGACAAGACCTCTAAGCCACTCTCTCAATTACACATTGGTGCCTTAGTGGATGTTTGGGATCATGCAACTAATAGATGGGGACTACTGGGCATTATTACAGGTGTTGGCTTCCGCCGTGATTATCTGGTGAAGATGGGCAGCGGACGCACACTGTGGAGGAACCGCAGATTTCTTCGCAATCACCAGAACGAGGGCGTGTTCACTTAcacgtcacccagccagtccccGCCGAATGTTGTGGGGGAAAACATTCCCTCAGTGGATCAGCCAGAATCAAGGAAACTACTGGCTGACCAGCATCTATCAGCTTCCCCGCCTCTTCGTCGCAGCACTCGGCACCGCAGAGAACCCGACCGATTAGCAGTTCGTTGGGGTACACCTACCTacggagacgaggaagaagacgacCGTGATGTTCCGGACAACCCTGTCATCTCGGGGGAGGTGTATGATAGCAGcgtgaaagagaagagtgaatgA